One window of the Cryomorphaceae bacterium 1068 genome contains the following:
- a CDS encoding Crp/Fnr family transcriptional regulator, which yields MNFEQIKERTRPLVNKVSPVSEGSLDLISDLIVVEVYEKGDVFIDRGKKNNKEYFVYEGVCRSFLLSPEGEEVTISYFLEGGVLSPNKTRTANQLSHLNFQALTKLTVASLNADKFEQLMINHIDIREFGNMVLQYELLGKVEKEIALASLNAKERLILFREKYHFLENLISHVDIASYLGITNISLSRLRKGLLE from the coding sequence ATGAATTTCGAACAGATTAAAGAACGAACAAGACCATTAGTCAATAAAGTGTCTCCTGTATCGGAGGGATCATTAGATCTGATAAGTGACTTGATTGTAGTTGAAGTTTATGAAAAAGGAGATGTGTTTATTGATAGAGGGAAAAAAAACAACAAAGAATACTTTGTTTACGAAGGCGTCTGCCGGAGCTTTTTGCTAAGCCCGGAAGGTGAGGAAGTAACCATATCTTATTTTCTTGAAGGCGGTGTGCTCTCTCCGAATAAAACGAGAACAGCCAACCAACTATCTCACCTCAACTTTCAAGCGCTTACAAAGCTGACCGTAGCCAGTTTAAACGCTGACAAGTTTGAGCAGCTCATGATAAATCACATCGACATACGCGAGTTTGGAAATATGGTTTTACAGTATGAACTCCTTGGAAAAGTTGAAAAAGAAATTGCTCTCGCCTCGTTGAACGCTAAAGAAAGACTCATTCTCTTTAGAGAAAAATATCACTTTCTGGAAAATCTAATCTCACATGTTGACATTGCCTCCTATCTGGGAATTACAAATATTTCCCTTAGCAGACTTCGTAAAGGACTCTTGGAGTAA